From the Micromonospora sediminicola genome, one window contains:
- the mptB gene encoding polyprenol phosphomannose-dependent alpha 1,6 mannosyltransferase MptB, which yields MRGQVRPGDRQSELEHGQDERRRGGHRHHPSAPHAHLLIANHRTGSMSDVPHHLSRWIGLAGSVLLAVAAFLGGALPDGELRPTPVSIWQGPNGPLIIGLWLVGTGLLAWAWWSLRDRVPSARWVLVTVALWLLPMLVAPPLGSRDVYAYACQGTSFSAGINPYEQGVSALPCPWLDTISFIWRDTPAPYGPLFVLLSGAVVKATGSLWGAVALFRLLAVAGVALTAWALPVLARRCGVPPERALWLALASPLVPVHLASGAHNDALMVGLLVAGLAVVAARPGRPGPLLAGGVLLGLAAGVKITALVVLPFAALAAIVGPYRIRALVRDGAWVVGGALAALAGATLAAGLGLGFISGLEQGGLVVAWTSPPTAVGQTVGYLLAPFGVHVDALPVTRAIGMVVLVAVLVWLWFRSWRRGEPFWHAALALTATVALSPLFHPWYWLWPLAVLAATARRTRWFAIVTVVSSFLVLADGTGLPRYTKMPGAPLMTLFVIVLVVRLVRSARKGRQPVPVS from the coding sequence CTGCGCGGACAGGTCCGACCCGGTGACCGGCAGAGTGAGCTGGAGCACGGCCAGGACGAGCGCCGACGCGGCGGACACCGCCACCACCCGAGTGCCCCGCATGCCCACCTCCTGATCGCGAACCACCGTACTGGCAGCATGTCGGACGTGCCTCACCACCTCTCGCGCTGGATCGGCCTGGCGGGCTCGGTGCTGCTCGCCGTGGCCGCCTTCCTCGGCGGCGCCCTGCCCGACGGCGAGCTGCGTCCCACGCCGGTCAGCATCTGGCAGGGCCCCAACGGCCCGCTCATCATCGGGCTCTGGCTGGTCGGCACCGGGCTGCTGGCGTGGGCCTGGTGGTCGCTGCGCGACCGGGTGCCGTCCGCCCGGTGGGTGCTGGTCACGGTCGCGCTCTGGCTGCTGCCGATGCTGGTCGCCCCGCCGCTGGGCAGCCGCGACGTCTACGCCTACGCCTGCCAGGGCACCAGCTTCTCGGCCGGCATCAACCCGTACGAGCAGGGCGTGTCCGCGCTGCCCTGCCCCTGGTTGGACACCATCTCGTTCATCTGGCGGGACACCCCGGCGCCGTACGGGCCGCTGTTCGTGCTGCTCTCCGGCGCCGTGGTCAAGGCCACCGGTTCGCTGTGGGGCGCGGTCGCGCTGTTCCGGCTGCTCGCCGTCGCCGGGGTGGCGCTGACCGCCTGGGCGCTGCCGGTGCTGGCCCGCCGCTGCGGGGTGCCGCCGGAGCGGGCGCTCTGGCTGGCGTTGGCCAGCCCGCTGGTGCCGGTGCACCTGGCCTCCGGCGCGCACAACGACGCGCTGATGGTCGGCCTGCTCGTCGCCGGACTGGCCGTGGTGGCGGCCCGACCGGGCCGGCCAGGTCCGCTGCTCGCCGGTGGCGTGCTGCTCGGCCTGGCCGCCGGTGTCAAGATCACCGCGCTGGTGGTGCTGCCGTTCGCGGCGCTGGCCGCGATCGTCGGGCCGTACCGGATCCGGGCGCTGGTCCGCGACGGCGCGTGGGTGGTCGGCGGCGCGTTGGCGGCGCTGGCCGGCGCGACGCTCGCCGCCGGGCTGGGGCTCGGCTTCATCAGCGGGCTGGAGCAGGGCGGCCTGGTGGTGGCCTGGACCTCGCCGCCGACCGCGGTCGGGCAGACCGTCGGCTACCTGCTGGCGCCGTTCGGCGTGCACGTGGACGCGCTGCCGGTGACCCGGGCGATCGGCATGGTGGTGCTGGTCGCGGTGCTGGTCTGGCTGTGGTTCCGGTCCTGGCGTCGGGGCGAGCCGTTCTGGCACGCGGCGCTGGCGCTGACCGCCACGGTCGCGCTCTCCCCGCTGTTCCACCCCTGGTACTGGCTGTGGCCGCTGGCGGTGCTGGCCGCCACCGCGCGGCGGACCCGGTGGTTCGCGATCGTCACCGTGGTGTCGTCGTTCCTGGTGCTGGCCGACGGGACCGGTTTACCCCGGTACACCAAGATGCCGGGTGCGCCGCTGATGACGCTGTTCGTGATCGTGCTGGTCGTGCGGTTGGTACGGTCGGCCCGGAAGGGTCGGCAGCCGGTTCCCGTGTCCTGA
- the mptB gene encoding polyprenol phosphomannose-dependent alpha 1,6 mannosyltransferase MptB — MSEPDAPVRPVAASVARYAGLTGATLLTVAGWLGGALPDAPPRATLSDFWQAPHGPATLLCWLVGTALLVGAWWSLRWGAPSGRWAYLTAGLWTLPLLAAPPLGSRDVYSYACQGWTWTRGVSPYRVGVAAAGCPWTDSVSPIWRDTPAPYGPFFVLLAGLAVLAGGGLVGAIVLFRLATVAGVLLVALCLPGLARAAGVPTRRAAWLVLACPLVGVHLVAGAHNDALALGLVLFGLLVLIRGPGRPRALVAAGVLLGLAVAVKAMAVVVLPFAALAAVLGRYTWRALLRDGGRLAAVVLGTLVVLSLATGLGLGWVDGLGRSGDSQQWTSPPTAVGFVVDYAGEAAGRRPHAVPGTRAVALALLVASLVALWWWAWTALRRWNDARQRVARLTVARPRVALLGAGLALTATVLLAPVFHPWYATWPLALLAVSAVPLARTVWFVAPCAVASVLALPDGTNLARFTKAPGAVLMTVLVLVVLAAGVRAGLRRRRVDR; from the coding sequence GTGAGCGAGCCCGACGCGCCGGTCCGACCGGTCGCCGCCAGCGTCGCCCGATACGCCGGTCTCACCGGGGCGACCCTGCTCACCGTCGCCGGCTGGCTCGGCGGGGCGCTGCCCGACGCGCCGCCACGCGCCACGCTCTCCGATTTCTGGCAGGCCCCGCACGGGCCGGCGACGCTGCTCTGCTGGCTGGTCGGCACGGCGCTGCTGGTGGGCGCCTGGTGGTCACTGCGCTGGGGCGCCCCGTCGGGCCGCTGGGCGTACCTGACCGCCGGGCTCTGGACCCTGCCGCTGCTGGCCGCGCCGCCGCTGGGCAGCCGGGACGTCTACTCGTACGCCTGCCAGGGCTGGACCTGGACGCGCGGGGTCAGCCCCTACCGGGTGGGTGTCGCCGCGGCCGGCTGCCCGTGGACCGACTCGGTGTCGCCGATCTGGCGGGACACCCCCGCGCCGTACGGGCCGTTCTTCGTGCTGCTGGCCGGGCTGGCGGTGCTCGCCGGCGGCGGCCTGGTCGGGGCGATCGTGCTGTTCCGGCTGGCCACGGTGGCCGGGGTGCTGCTGGTCGCGCTCTGCCTGCCCGGCCTGGCCCGGGCGGCGGGCGTACCCACCCGACGGGCGGCCTGGCTGGTGCTGGCCTGCCCGCTGGTCGGCGTGCACCTGGTGGCCGGCGCGCACAACGACGCGCTGGCGCTCGGGCTGGTGCTGTTCGGACTGCTGGTGCTGATCCGCGGGCCGGGCAGGCCCCGCGCGCTGGTCGCGGCCGGGGTGCTGCTGGGCCTGGCGGTCGCGGTCAAGGCGATGGCCGTGGTGGTGCTGCCGTTCGCGGCGCTCGCCGCCGTGCTCGGCCGCTACACCTGGCGGGCGCTGCTGCGCGACGGCGGTCGGCTGGCCGCCGTGGTGCTCGGCACGCTCGTGGTGCTCTCGCTCGCCACCGGCCTCGGCCTGGGCTGGGTGGACGGGCTGGGCCGCAGCGGCGACTCGCAGCAGTGGACCTCACCGCCCACCGCCGTCGGTTTCGTGGTCGACTACGCCGGCGAGGCGGCCGGCCGGCGGCCGCACGCGGTGCCGGGGACCCGGGCGGTCGCATTGGCGCTGCTGGTCGCGTCGCTGGTGGCGCTCTGGTGGTGGGCGTGGACGGCGCTGCGACGGTGGAACGACGCCCGGCAGCGGGTGGCCCGGCTGACCGTGGCCCGACCCCGGGTGGCGCTGCTCGGCGCAGGGCTGGCGCTGACCGCGACCGTACTGCTCGCCCCGGTCTTCCACCCCTGGTACGCGACCTGGCCGCTGGCCCTGCTCGCGGTGTCGGCGGTGCCGCTGGCCCGGACCGTCTGGTTCGTGGCGCCCTGCGCGGTCGCGTCGGTGCTCGCGCTGCCGGACGGCACCAACCTGGCCCGGTTCACCAAGGCGCCCGGCGCGGTGCTGATGACCGTGCTGGTGCTGGTCGTGCTGGCGGCCGGCGTCCGGGCCGGGCTGCGCCGCCGTCGGGTCGACCGCTGA